The following proteins are encoded in a genomic region of Magnolia sinica isolate HGM2019 chromosome 1, MsV1, whole genome shotgun sequence:
- the LOC131245490 gene encoding sugar transport protein MST7-like isoform X2 gives MLFVRTVGGKLSGWTRNDTTPVLRSALNTIALRLSPCWISGVSRPLACSFSLNFWIFFIIGVVLNAAAQNLSMLIIGRIFLGCGVGINQVQLHSIRSSVVQLICICKN, from the exons ATGCTATTCGTACGTACTGTTGGAGGTAAACTTTCTGGATGGACTCGAAACGATACAACACCAGTTTTACGCAGCGCGTTAAACACCATAGCTCTTCGGTTATCTCCATGCTGGATCTCTGGAGTTTCCAGACCTTTGGCTTGCTCATTTTCACTGAATTTTT GGATTTTTTTCATCATTGGCGTGGTGCTAAATGCAGCTGCCCAGAACCTTTCCATGCTCATTATAGGAAGGATCTTCCTGGGGTGTGGAGTCGGCATTAATCAG GTTCAGCTGCACAGTATCCGTTCCTCGGTAGTTCAACTAATTTGCATCTGCAAAAACTAG
- the LOC131245490 gene encoding uncharacterized protein LOC131245490 isoform X1, whose protein sequence is MLFVRTVGGKLSGWTRNDTTPVLRSALNTIALRLSPCWISGVSRPLACSFSLNFCSAAQYPFLGSSTNLHLQKLVAGNSSYVDVEFIDPVIMAVSRGKLPLPMTHQISPDYNFNMLANFS, encoded by the exons ATGCTATTCGTACGTACTGTTGGAGGTAAACTTTCTGGATGGACTCGAAACGATACAACACCAGTTTTACGCAGCGCGTTAAACACCATAGCTCTTCGGTTATCTCCATGCTGGATCTCTGGAGTTTCCAGACCTTTGGCTTGCTCATTTTCACTGAATTTTT GTTCAGCTGCACAGTATCCGTTCCTCGGTAGTTCAACTAATTTGCATCTGCAAAAACTAGTTGCTGGAAATAGCAGTTATGTTGATGTTGAATTCATCGATCCTGTGATTATGGCCGTTAGCAGAGGGAAGCTTCCACTGCCGATGACGCACCAGATCTCTCCCGACTACAACTTCAACATGTTGGCTAATTTCTCTTAG